A genomic stretch from Bos javanicus breed banteng chromosome 29, ARS-OSU_banteng_1.0, whole genome shotgun sequence includes:
- the EML3 gene encoding echinoderm microtubule-associated protein-like 3 has protein sequence MDGAGGPGEGPAQEALQSLSRRLQVQEKEMELVKAALAEALRLLRLQAPSTSLQDPGTLGPPRDSPAAPPGLPPTCSPSLVSRGTQTEAEMEVEPSPGPPGLSNGPPAPPGGSEEPSGTQSEGGGSSSSGTGSPGPPGILRLAQPPQRTDTPRRNSSSSSPSERPRQKLSRKAASSANLLLRSGSTESRGGKDPLSSPGGPGSRRSNYNLEGISVKMFLRGRPITMYIPSGIRSLEELPSGPPPETLSLDWVYGYRGRDSRSNLFVLRSGEVVYFIACVVVLYRPGGGPGGPGGGGQRHYRGHTDCVRCLAVHPDGVRVASGQTAGVDKDGKPLQPVVHVWDSETLLKLQEIGLGAFERGVGALAFSVVDQGAFLCVVDDSNEHMLSVWDCSRGTKLAEIKSTNDSVLAVGFNPRDSSSIVTSGKSHVHFWNWNGGTGVPGNGTLTRKQGVFGKYKKPKFIPCFVFLPDGDILTGDSEGNILTWGRSLSDSRTPGRGGAKETYGIVAQAHAHEGSIFALCLRRDGTVLSGGGRDRRLVQWGPGLVALQEAEIPEHFGAVRAIAEGPGSELLVGTTKNALLRGDLAQGFSPVIQGHTDELWGLCTHPFQNRFLTCGHDRQLCLWDGEGHALAWSIDLKETGLCADFHPSGAVVAVGLNTGRWLVLDTETREIVSDITDGNEQLSVVRYSPDGLYLAIGSHDNMIYIYSVSSDGAKSSRFGRCVGHSSFITHLDWSKDGNFIMSNSGDYEILYWDVAGGCKLLRNRYESRDREWATYTCVLGFHVYGVWPDGSDGTDINSLCRSHNERVVAVADDFCKVHLFQYPCAHAKAPSLVYGGHGSHVTSVRFTHDDSHLISLGGKDASIFQWRVLGAGGTGPVPTTPSRTPSLSPASSLDV, from the exons ATGGACGGGGCCGGGGGGCCCG GTGAGGGCCCGGCTCAGGAGGCCCTGCAGTCCTTGAGCCGGCGGCTTCAggtgcaggagaaggagatggagcTGGTGAAGGCAGCCTTGGCAGAAGCTCTTCGCCTGCTGCGGCTGCAGGCACCCTCCACCTCCCTGCAGGACCCTGGCACCCTGGGCCCTCCAAGGGACAG CCCCGCAGCGCCCCCAGGACTGCCACCCACGTGCAGCCCCTCCTTGGTGAGCCGAGGCACCCAGACGGAAGCAGAGATGGAGGTGGAACCATCCCCTGGCCCCCCTGGGCTGAGCAAcgggcccccagcccctccgGGGGGCAGTGAAGAACCTAGCGGGACCCAGTCTGAAGGagggggcagcagcagcagtggcacgGGCTCCCCTGGCCCCCCAGGGATCCTCAGGCTGGCTCAGCCCCCGCAGCGCACTGACAC GCCACGGAGAAATTCTTCCTCCTCATCACCCTCAGAGCGGCCTCGCCAGAAACTCTCCCGGAAGGCAGCTTCCTCGGCCAACCTGTTATTGCGGTCAGGGAGCACAGAGAG CCGTGGGGGAAAAGACCCCCTCTCCAGCCCCGGCGGTCCTGGTTCTCGGAGGAGCAATTACAATTTAG AAGGCATCTCAGTGAAGATGTTCCTCCGAGGCCGCCCCATTACCATGTACATCCCGTCTGGCATCCGCAGCCTGGAGGAGCTGCCCAGCGGCCCACCCCCGGAGACCCTCAGCCTTGACTGGGT GTATGGGTACCGGGGTCGTGACTCCCGCTCTAATCTGTTTGTGCTGCGCTCTGGGGAGGTGGTCTACTTTATCGCCTGTGTGGTGGTGCTGTACCGGCCTGGGGGAGGCCCCGGGGGCCCTGGAGGTGGTGGCCAGAGACATTACCGGGGGCACACGGACTGTGTTCGATG CCTGGCTGTTCACCCTGATGGTGTGCGTGTAGCCTCAGGACAGACAGCCGGCGTGGATAAAGATGGAAAG CCCCTGCAGCCTGTGGTTCACGTCTGGGACTCTGAGACGCTGCTGAAGCTGCAGGAGATCGGACTGGGGGCCTTCGAGCGGGGTGTGGGGGCCCTGGCCTTTTCAGTTGTG GATCAGGGCGCTTTCCTCTGTGTGGTGGATGATTCCAACGAGCACATGCTGTCGGTGTGGGACTGCAGCCGGGGCACGAAGCTGGCTGAGATCAAG AGTACAAATGACTCGGTCCTCGCCGTTGGCTTCAACCCTCGTGACAGCAGCAGCATCGTCACCAGTGGGAAATCCCACGTCCACTTCTGGAACTGGAATGGTGGAACAGGGGTTCCTGGGAACGGGACCCTCACAAGGAAACAGGGTGTCTTTGGG AAATACAAGAAGCCCAAGTTTATCCCCTGCTTTGTGTTCCTCCCCGATGGAGACATTCTCACTGGGGACTCAGAGGGGAACATCCTCACCTGGGGGCGGAGCCTCTCAGATTCCAGGACCCCAGGAAGGGGTGGGGCCAAAG AGACCTATGGGATTGTGGCCCAGGCCCACGCTCATGAAGGTTCCATCTTCGCCCTGTGTCTCCGGCGGGACGGGACTGTGCTGAGTGGTGGTGGGCGGGACCGCCGGCTGGTCCAGTGGGGGCCCGGGTTGGTGGCCCTTCAGGAGGCGGAG ATTCCTGAACACTTTGGGGCCGTGCGGGCCATTGCAGAGGGGCCTGGCTCTGAGCTGCTGGTGGGCACCACGAAGAATGCGTTGCTGCGGGGAGATCTGGCCCAGGGCTTCTCCCCTGTAATCCAG GGTCACACGGATGAGCTCTGGGGGCTCTGCACACATCCCTTCCAGAACCGTTTCCTCACCTGTGGCCATGACCGGCAGCTCTGCCTCTGGGACGGGGAGGGCCATGCGCTGGCCTGGAGCATCGACCTCAAG gaGACTGGTCTCTGTGCTGACTTCCATCCCAGTGGGGCAGTTGTGGCCGTAGGACTGAAcacagggag GTGGCTGGTTTTGGATACAGAGACCAGAGAGATTGTGTCTGACATCACCGATGGCAATGAGCAGCTATCAGTGGTCCGGTACAGCCCAG ATGGGTTGTACCTGGCCATCGGTTCCCATGACAACATGATCTACATCTATAGCGTTTCCAGTGATGGTGCCAAGTCCAGCCGTTTTGGCCGCTGTGTG GGTCACTCCAGCTTCATCACTCACCTTGACTGGTCCAAGGATGGGAACTTCATCATGTCCAATTCTGGGGACTATGAGATCCTTTACT GGGACGTGGCTGGAGGCTGTAAGCTGCTGAGGAATCGCTATGAGAGCCGAGACCGGGAGTGGGCCACCTACACCTGCGTGCTGGGCTTCCATGTCTACG GCGTGTGGCCAGATGGCTCGGATGGAACTGACATCAACTCCCTGTGCCGCTCCCACAACGAGCGCGTCGTGGCCGTTGCCGACGACTTCTGCAAAGTGCACCTCTTCCAGTACCCGTGCGCGCACGCCAAG GCGCCGAGCCTCGTGTACGGTGGTCACGGCAGCCACGTGACCAGCGTCCGGTTCACGCACGACGACTCGCACCTCATCTCGCTGGGCGGCAAGGACGCCAGCATCTTCCAGTGGCGAGTGTTGGGCGCTGGGGGCACGGGGCCGGTGCCCACCACGCCCTCTCGAAccccctccctgtcccctgccTCCTCTCTTGACGTCTGA
- the ROM1 gene encoding rod outer segment membrane protein 1, which yields MAPVLPLVLPLQPRIRLAQGLWLLSWLLVLVGGLTLLCSGHLLVQLWHLGTFLAPSCPFSALPQVALAASAVALGTGLVGSGASRASLDAEQYPPWRGVLGPLLVAGTAGGGGLLVLALGLALALPGTLDTGLEEGLGSALVHYKDTEVPGRCQAKRLLDELQLRHHCCGRHGYKDWFGIQWVSNRYLDPNDPDVVDRIQSNVEGLYLIDGVPFSCCNPHSPRPCLQSQLSDPHAHPLFDPRQPNLNLWSQGCHEVLLGHLQGLASTLGNMLAFTFLLQTLVLLGLRYLQTALEGLGGVIDGEGEAQGYLFPAGLKDMLKTAWLQGAGPHRPAPGETPPEEKPPKECLPEA from the exons ATGGCGCCGGTGCTGCCCCTGGTCCTGCCCCTCCAGCCCCGCATCCGTCTGGCGCAGGGGCTCTGGCTTCTCTCCTGGCTGCTCGTGCTGGTCGGTGGCCTCACCCTCCTCTGTAGCGGGCACCTCCTGGTCCAGCTGTGGCACCTTGGTACCTTCTTGGCTCCCTCTTGCCCGTTCTCTGCCCTGCCCCAGGTTGCCTTGGCGGCCAGTGCAGTGGCTCTGGGCACAGGACTGGTGGGTTCAGGAGCTAGCCGGGCCAGTCTGGATGCAGAACAATACCCTCCCTGGCGAGGGGTCCTAGGCCCGCTGCTGGTGGCTGGCacagcggggggcgggggtctcCTGGTCCTTGCCCTGGGACTAGCCCTGGCTTTACCTGGGACTCTGGACACgggcctggaggagggcctggggtCTGCCTTGGTTCACTACAAGGACACAGAGGTGCCCGGACGCTGTCAAGCCAAACGGCTGTTGGATGAGTTGCAGCTGAGGCACCACTGCTGTGGCCGTCATGGCTACAAGGATTGGTTTGGAATCCAGTGGGTCAGCAACCGTTACCTGGATCCCAATGACCCCGACGTGGTTGA CCGGATCCAGAGCAATGTGGAAGGCCTGTATCTGATTGATGGGGTCCCTTTCTCCTGCTGTAATCCCCACTCACCCAGACCTTGCCTGCAAAGCCAGCTCTCAGACCCCCACGCCCACCCCCTCTTTGATCCCCGACAGCCCAACCTCAACCTCTGGTCCCAAGGATGCCACGAGGTGTTACTGGGGCACTTGCAGGGGCTGGCAAGCACACTGGGCAACATGCTGGCTTTTACCTTCCTGCTGCAG ACTCTGGTACTTCTGGGCCTGCGGTACCTGCAGACAGCACTGGAGGGGCTCGGAGGAGTCattgatggggagggagaggcccaGGGCTACCTCTTTCCTGCTGGGCTGAAAGACATGCTGAAAACAGCCTGGCTACAGGGAGCAGGGCCCCATAGGCCAGCACCTGGGGAGACCCCACCAGAAGAGAAACCTCCCAAGGAGTGTCTGCCTGAGGCCTAG
- the B3GAT3 gene encoding galactosylgalactosylxylosylprotein 3-beta-glucuronosyltransferase 3 isoform X2 encodes MKLKLKLKNVFLAYFLVSIAGLLYALVQLGQPCDCLPPLRAAAEQLRQKDLRISQLQADLRRPPPAPAQPPEPEALPTIYVVTPTYARLVQKAELVRLSQTLSLVPRLHWLLVEDAEGPTPLVSGLLAASGLLFTHLAVLTPKAQRLREGEPGWVRPRGVEQRNRALDWLRSGGGAVGGEKDPPPPGTQGVVYFADDDNTYSRELFEEMRWTRGVSVWPVGLVGGLRFEGPRVQDGRVVGFHTAWEPNRPFPVDMAGFAIALSLLLAKPNARFDATAPRGHLESSLLSHLVDPKDLEPRAANCTRVLVWHTRTEKPKMKQEEQLQRQGRGSDPAVEV; translated from the exons atgaagctgaagctgaagctgaagaacGTGTTCCTCGCCTACTTCCTGGTGTCGATCGCCGGCCTCCTCTACGCGCTGGTGCAGCTCG GCCAGCCATGTGACTGCCTCCCTCCCCTGCGGGCAGCAGCGGAGCAGCTTCGGCAGAAGGATCTGAGGATTTCCCAGCTGCAAGCCGATCTCCGtcgcccaccccctgcccctgcccagccccctgaACCCGAGGCTCTGCCTACTATCTATGTTGTTACCCCCACCTATGCCAG GTTGGTGCAGAAGGCGGAGCTGGTGCGGCTGTCCCAGACCCTGAGCCTGGTGCCCCGGCTGCACTGGCTGCTGGTGGAGGATGCTGAGGGCCCCACCCCATTGGTCTCGGGGCTGCTGGCTGCCTCTGGCCTCCTCTTCACACACCTGGCGGTCCTCACCCCCAAGGCCCAGCGGCTCCGGGAGGGCGAGCCAGGCTGGGTTCGGCCCCGAGGTGTAGAGCAACGGAACAGGGCCCTGGATTGGCTCCGGAGCGGAGGGGGTGCTGTTGGGGGAGAGAAGGACCCACCCCCACCAGGTACCCAGGGAGTCGTGTACTTTGCTGATGATGACAACACCTACAGCCGGGAACTCTTTGAGGAG ATGCGCTGGACTCGTGGTGTCTCAGTGTGGCCTGTGGGGCTAGTGGGCGGCCTTCGATTCGAGGGCCCTCGCGTACAGGATGGCCGGGTTGTTGGTTTCCACACGGCCTGGGAGCCCAACAGGCCCTTCCCAGTGGATATGGCAGGATTTGCTATCGCCCTGTCTTTGCTGTTGGCTAAACCCAATGCCCGGTTTGATGCTACTGCTCCTCGGGGCCATCTGGAGAGCAGTCTCCTGAGCCACCTTGTAGATCCCAAGGACCTGGAGCCGCGGGCTGCCAACTGCACTCGG GTTCTGGTGTGGCACACACGGACGGAGAAGCCCAAGATGAAGCAGGAGGAGCAGCTGCAGCGGCAGGGCCGCGGCTCAGACCCAGCTGTCGAGGTGTGA
- the B3GAT3 gene encoding galactosylgalactosylxylosylprotein 3-beta-glucuronosyltransferase 3 isoform X1 translates to MGPEITQREGGVQTDRKWAQTGAASASSQEPLETSVRRAGHGAGPLQGRGFQAGGGREPLVPAGPRLPRRRRRRGHEAEAEAEERVPRLLPGVDRRPPLRAGAARLVQKAELVRLSQTLSLVPRLHWLLVEDAEGPTPLVSGLLAASGLLFTHLAVLTPKAQRLREGEPGWVRPRGVEQRNRALDWLRSGGGAVGGEKDPPPPGTQGVVYFADDDNTYSRELFEEMRWTRGVSVWPVGLVGGLRFEGPRVQDGRVVGFHTAWEPNRPFPVDMAGFAIALSLLLAKPNARFDATAPRGHLESSLLSHLVDPKDLEPRAANCTRVLVWHTRTEKPKMKQEEQLQRQGRGSDPAVEV, encoded by the exons ATGGGACCGGAAATTACCCAGAGGGAAGGGGGTGTGCAGACTGACCGGAAGTGGGCCCAGACGGGCGCTGCCAGCGCTAGCTCCCAGGAGCCTCTCGAGACGAGCGTGAGGAGGGCGGGACACGGGGCGGGGCCGCTGCAGGGGCGGGGCTTTCAggcgggcggggggcgggaaCCCCTTGTCCCCGCCGGACCCCGCCtgccccggcggcggcggcggcgcggccatgaagctgaagctgaagctgaagaacGTGTTCCTCGCCTACTTCCTGGTGTCGATCGCCGGCCTCCTCTACGCGCTGGTGCAGCTCG GTTGGTGCAGAAGGCGGAGCTGGTGCGGCTGTCCCAGACCCTGAGCCTGGTGCCCCGGCTGCACTGGCTGCTGGTGGAGGATGCTGAGGGCCCCACCCCATTGGTCTCGGGGCTGCTGGCTGCCTCTGGCCTCCTCTTCACACACCTGGCGGTCCTCACCCCCAAGGCCCAGCGGCTCCGGGAGGGCGAGCCAGGCTGGGTTCGGCCCCGAGGTGTAGAGCAACGGAACAGGGCCCTGGATTGGCTCCGGAGCGGAGGGGGTGCTGTTGGGGGAGAGAAGGACCCACCCCCACCAGGTACCCAGGGAGTCGTGTACTTTGCTGATGATGACAACACCTACAGCCGGGAACTCTTTGAGGAG ATGCGCTGGACTCGTGGTGTCTCAGTGTGGCCTGTGGGGCTAGTGGGCGGCCTTCGATTCGAGGGCCCTCGCGTACAGGATGGCCGGGTTGTTGGTTTCCACACGGCCTGGGAGCCCAACAGGCCCTTCCCAGTGGATATGGCAGGATTTGCTATCGCCCTGTCTTTGCTGTTGGCTAAACCCAATGCCCGGTTTGATGCTACTGCTCCTCGGGGCCATCTGGAGAGCAGTCTCCTGAGCCACCTTGTAGATCCCAAGGACCTGGAGCCGCGGGCTGCCAACTGCACTCGG GTTCTGGTGTGGCACACACGGACGGAGAAGCCCAAGATGAAGCAGGAGGAGCAGCTGCAGCGGCAGGGCCGCGGCTCAGACCCAGCTGTCGAGGTGTGA